In Exiguobacterium sibiricum 7-3, a genomic segment contains:
- a CDS encoding response regulator transcription factor — protein sequence MAPTILIVEDDSKIARLLELELNHAGYATQVAFNGKDGLVAAENDIDLVLLDVMMPELSGFEVLRRLRGKGNPVPVILLTARGEVYDKVAGLDLGANDYVTKPFEIEELLARIRALLRLTTRAAVESNQLYYADVLLDLDRHEAFRNDVPLDLTPREFDLLSYLMENKEHVLTREQILNRVWGYDYFGETNIVDVYIRYLRKKMDRSQSPLIQTVRGIGYVLREEKG from the coding sequence ATGGCACCGACCATCTTAATCGTCGAGGACGATTCGAAAATCGCCCGCCTACTTGAACTGGAATTAAACCACGCTGGATACGCGACGCAGGTCGCCTTCAACGGTAAAGATGGCTTAGTAGCTGCTGAGAACGATATCGATCTCGTCTTACTCGACGTGATGATGCCGGAGCTCAGCGGCTTCGAGGTGCTTCGACGGCTTCGCGGAAAAGGTAATCCGGTTCCCGTCATCTTATTGACGGCACGGGGCGAAGTGTATGACAAGGTGGCAGGTCTTGATCTCGGCGCCAATGATTATGTGACGAAGCCGTTTGAAATCGAAGAATTGTTGGCACGTATCCGCGCCTTACTCCGCTTGACGACACGCGCCGCCGTCGAATCCAATCAGTTGTATTATGCCGATGTCTTACTGGATTTGGACCGGCATGAAGCGTTTCGAAACGACGTCCCGCTTGATTTGACACCACGCGAATTCGATTTGTTGTCCTATCTGATGGAAAATAAGGAACACGTCTTGACCCGTGAGCAAATCCTCAATCGGGTCTGGGGTTATGACTACTTCGGAGAAACGAATATCGTCGATGTCTACATCCGGTATTTACGCAAAAAAATGGACCGCAGCCAGTCTCCCCTCATTCAGACCGTTCGTGGTATCGGCTATGTCTTAAGGGAGGAGAAAGGATGA
- a CDS encoding maltose acetyltransferase domain-containing protein, with protein sequence MTEKEKMIQGQLYLAGDAELVADRKRAQMLCHQFNQLSIEELPARKSLLQQLLRTEQTDFYIEPSFKCDYGYNITLGARFYANYDCVLLDICPITIGDNCMLAPGVHIYTATHPLDPIERNSGYEFGKPVVIGDNVWIGGRAVITPGVTIGDNAVIAAGSVVVKDVAPNTVVGGNPARFIKPI encoded by the coding sequence GTGACAGAAAAAGAAAAGATGATTCAAGGTCAGTTGTATTTAGCCGGGGATGCGGAACTCGTCGCCGATCGGAAACGGGCCCAAATGCTTTGTCATCAATTTAACCAACTCAGCATCGAAGAGTTGCCTGCCCGAAAATCGCTCCTGCAACAACTTTTACGGACGGAACAAACGGATTTTTACATCGAACCGTCTTTTAAATGTGATTATGGTTACAACATCACGCTTGGTGCCCGGTTTTATGCCAATTACGATTGTGTGCTGCTCGACATTTGTCCGATTACGATTGGCGACAACTGTATGCTTGCTCCGGGCGTCCACATTTATACAGCGACGCATCCGTTAGATCCCATCGAACGCAACAGCGGTTATGAATTCGGGAAACCGGTTGTCATCGGGGACAACGTCTGGATCGGTGGCCGTGCCGTCATCACGCCGGGCGTGACGATTGGGGACAATGCCGTCATCGCGGCTGGAAGTGTCGTCGTCAAAGATGTCGCCCCAAACACTGTCGTCGGCGGGAATCCTGCCCGCTTCATCAAACCGATTTGA
- a CDS encoding site-2 protease family protein, with protein sequence MDKKRWGGLAVAGAFLLSKGKVLLALLKFSKFGGTLISFGISLLFYAQIFGVWFGVGLLYLLFIHEMGHLAAAKRLGFKTGPAIFVPFMGAVIGIKDTFRTPKQEAILAYGGPLAGLFSLIPLLIGYAVTGNEFWLVIFHLGALLNLFNLLPVSPLDGGRILAGLPIVVWVAGLAALIAYGVTHFSIILLLIAFLGGSAVWKRYQFAKQYENSKSVLMLYRAARNRVLQAKVEQEQLTATETVMEPDVEETDDTPVSTYDPIAWSLRHDLQDLRSASPEEAKSAADELLRYQYDSANDYDALLRRLDQRIEPLLEAEKSVEYHQMPKKQQTITLFAYLALGAILFIAFEYSKGYLPTPS encoded by the coding sequence ATGGATAAAAAACGTTGGGGAGGCTTAGCCGTCGCCGGAGCATTTCTGCTCTCAAAAGGTAAGGTTCTGCTTGCTCTCTTAAAGTTCTCCAAATTCGGCGGAACGTTAATCTCGTTCGGCATCTCGTTATTGTTTTACGCGCAAATTTTCGGTGTCTGGTTTGGTGTCGGATTACTGTATCTTTTGTTCATTCACGAAATGGGACATCTCGCAGCAGCCAAGCGGCTTGGTTTTAAGACGGGACCGGCGATTTTCGTTCCGTTCATGGGAGCGGTCATTGGAATCAAGGATACATTCCGGACGCCGAAACAAGAAGCTATTTTGGCTTATGGCGGTCCGCTGGCCGGATTATTTTCTCTCATTCCGCTTTTAATCGGATACGCGGTCACCGGAAACGAGTTTTGGCTTGTCATCTTCCATTTAGGGGCCTTGTTGAACCTGTTTAACCTGCTGCCGGTTAGCCCGCTTGACGGCGGACGGATTTTAGCCGGATTGCCGATTGTCGTCTGGGTCGCTGGTCTCGCCGCCCTGATTGCCTATGGTGTGACACATTTCAGCATCATCCTTCTACTGATTGCGTTCCTTGGCGGAAGTGCGGTCTGGAAACGATATCAGTTCGCTAAACAATATGAAAACAGTAAGTCGGTTTTAATGTTGTACCGTGCTGCCCGTAACCGGGTGTTGCAGGCGAAAGTCGAGCAGGAACAGCTAACAGCAACGGAAACCGTCATGGAACCTGACGTTGAGGAAACGGACGACACCCCCGTCTCGACCTATGATCCGATTGCCTGGTCACTCCGGCATGATCTCCAGGATTTAAGGAGCGCAAGCCCGGAAGAGGCGAAAAGTGCCGCTGATGAATTGCTTCGTTACCAATATGATTCAGCCAATGATTATGATGCCTTGCTGCGTCGCCTCGATCAACGGATCGAACCGTTGCTGGAAGCTGAAAAATCGGTTGAGTATCACCAAATGCCGAAAAAACAGCAGACGATTACACTGTTTGCCTACTTGGCACTCGGTGCGATTCTTTTTATCGCCTTCGAATATTCCAAAGGATATCTTCCGACCCCGTCTTAA
- a CDS encoding sensor histidine kinase translates to MKLRTKLALSVTLFTTLLLLLSFLVVTYVVRDHLIESRFTQLEQAEELMEDDSSTRALLTLHEDSVVLSRDDGRWVIANDEDDDDSATVNGDVRARDLPGIPTTRDEPFKSGNWFGVVHEDQAYLFEDDTVDDTISTLIFAFSIVLIAAIIIAFLSSFFIAYQTLRPLRHLGQTMERISDSGTLETVPEQQNDEIGQLGKVFNRMIGRVDHTMEQQRQFVADVSHEMKTPLTVIEGYAKLLKRWGKTNPDVLEESISNILNETHAMRSGLIEPMLELSRLGYGETTTETIDLKQLGTEVADRMHHAYDVQIPVDATGTVTANHEALVRILTIFIDNAIKYAKDPEIRLRPDRLEVLDRGTALSAEQRKHLFDRFYRLDEARDRSGSGLGLSIAAALAEHHHLSVGSEARTDGGSCFFITFN, encoded by the coding sequence ATGAAGTTACGAACCAAACTGGCGTTATCGGTGACGTTGTTCACGACACTCTTGTTGCTCTTATCTTTTCTAGTCGTCACCTATGTCGTGCGTGATCACTTGATCGAATCCCGCTTCACTCAACTCGAACAGGCCGAGGAGCTGATGGAAGATGATTCCTCGACCCGAGCTTTGTTGACGCTGCATGAAGATTCCGTCGTCCTGTCCCGTGACGACGGACGCTGGGTCATTGCGAACGATGAAGATGATGATGATTCTGCCACCGTCAACGGCGATGTGCGCGCACGCGATCTCCCCGGCATTCCGACGACCAGGGACGAACCGTTCAAATCCGGTAACTGGTTTGGCGTCGTTCATGAGGATCAAGCTTATCTGTTTGAAGACGACACCGTCGATGATACGATTTCGACCTTGATCTTCGCCTTCTCGATCGTCCTGATTGCCGCCATCATCATCGCCTTCCTCAGCAGTTTCTTCATCGCCTATCAGACGTTACGTCCGCTGCGTCACCTCGGTCAGACGATGGAACGGATTTCCGACTCCGGCACACTCGAGACCGTTCCGGAACAACAAAATGACGAGATCGGCCAGCTCGGAAAAGTCTTTAACCGGATGATTGGACGTGTCGATCACACGATGGAACAGCAACGGCAGTTCGTTGCTGATGTCTCGCATGAGATGAAGACGCCGCTGACCGTTATTGAAGGATATGCGAAGTTGCTGAAGCGTTGGGGGAAAACGAATCCCGATGTTCTCGAAGAATCAATCAGCAATATCTTGAACGAAACACATGCAATGCGAAGCGGACTGATTGAACCAATGCTCGAATTATCCCGGCTCGGATATGGTGAAACGACGACAGAGACAATTGATTTGAAACAGCTCGGCACGGAAGTCGCGGACCGGATGCACCATGCTTATGACGTCCAGATTCCGGTCGATGCAACCGGGACGGTCACCGCAAATCACGAAGCACTCGTCCGGATTTTGACGATTTTTATCGACAATGCGATCAAATACGCGAAAGATCCGGAAATCCGGCTTCGACCGGATCGGCTCGAAGTCCTTGACCGCGGAACCGCTTTATCCGCCGAGCAGCGCAAACATCTCTTCGACCGGTTTTACCGGCTTGATGAAGCCCGTGACCGGTCCGGCAGCGGTCTCGGCCTGTCGATTGCTGCCGCATTGGCGGAACATCATCATCTGTCCGTTGGCAGCGAGGCCCGAACGGACGGCGGAAGTTGCTTTTTCATCACATTCAACTGA